A single region of the Marinobacter nanhaiticus D15-8W genome encodes:
- a CDS encoding cytochrome C assembly family protein, whose protein sequence is MGTLILAVTTLFLYSLGTALQTLVFRGRIKPNRNLTSLLGVLALISHGALIWDTVAAQTALNMGFFPASLLISWFIVLLLLILNSRKPMQALFLAIYPLAALTVVFVLAFHSPPHYVSQNNWGMLAHIALSVTAYSLFTLAAVQALLVHMQNRQLKRNYNSLLIRNLPPLQTMESLLFELLWAGVIVLTLAIITGAVFVNDLFAQDLAHKSLFSIVSWLVFSALLVGHYTQGWRGITASRWTLAGCVLLMLGYYGSKFVLELIFQRT, encoded by the coding sequence ATGGGCACCCTGATCCTCGCCGTAACCACGCTCTTCCTTTATAGCCTGGGCACTGCATTGCAGACCCTCGTCTTTCGCGGCAGGATCAAACCGAACCGCAACCTCACATCGCTGCTCGGCGTCCTGGCTCTGATCAGTCACGGCGCCTTGATTTGGGACACGGTTGCAGCCCAAACCGCACTTAATATGGGCTTTTTCCCGGCCTCACTGCTGATTTCCTGGTTCATCGTCCTGTTACTGCTGATCCTGAATAGCCGCAAACCAATGCAGGCACTATTCCTGGCGATCTATCCCCTGGCAGCTTTGACGGTCGTCTTCGTTCTGGCGTTCCATTCGCCGCCGCACTACGTATCGCAGAACAACTGGGGCATGCTGGCCCACATCGCCCTGTCGGTAACCGCCTACAGCCTGTTTACCCTGGCTGCGGTGCAGGCACTGCTGGTCCACATGCAAAACCGTCAGCTCAAGCGCAACTACAACAGCCTGCTGATTCGTAATCTGCCACCACTGCAGACCATGGAATCACTCCTTTTTGAACTGTTGTGGGCTGGCGTGATCGTACTCACGCTCGCGATCATCACCGGCGCGGTTTTCGTGAACGACCTGTTCGCCCAGGATCTGGCCCACAAGAGTCTGTTTTCCATCGTATCCTGGCTGGTGTTCTCCGCCCTGCTGGTCGGCCACTACACCCAGGGCTGGCGAGGCATCACAGCCAGCCGCTGGACGCTGGCCGGCTGCGTGTTGCTAATGCTCGGTTACTACGGCAGTAAGTTCGTTCTCGAACTCATCTTCCAGCGCACCTGA
- the ffh gene encoding signal recognition particle protein — MFENLTDRLSGSLRKISGQAKLTDDNIKDTLREVRKALLEADVALPVVKDFIEGVRRRAVGTEVKRSLTPGQVFVKVVQDELVRVMGSANEDLNLSVQPPAVIMMAGLQGAGKTTTVAKLARHLQERKKKSVMVVSADIYRPAAIRQLETLASDVGATFFPSSTDQDPVAIAEGAMDAARKKHIDVVILDTAGRLHVDEQMMGEIGRLQQAVKPIETLFVVDSMTGQDAANTAKAFNDALQLTGVVLTKTDGDARGGAALSVRHITGKPIKFLGVGEKTEALESFHPDRVASRILGMGDVLSLIEEAERKLDKKKADKLTKKIKKGKSFDLEDFRDQLQQMKSMGGIGGLLDKLPGMGQMAQMAQQQVNDKSVGQLEAIICSMTPKERRYPDVINNSRKRRIAAGSGTQIQDVNRLLKQHKQMSKMMKKLGKKGGMANMMRGMQGMMPPGGGGGGKPPFGRM, encoded by the coding sequence ATGTTTGAAAATCTCACCGACCGTCTTTCTGGCAGCCTGCGCAAAATTTCCGGCCAGGCAAAGCTGACTGACGACAATATCAAGGACACCCTTCGGGAAGTTCGCAAAGCGCTGCTTGAGGCCGATGTTGCGCTGCCGGTGGTCAAGGACTTTATCGAGGGCGTGCGTCGCCGTGCCGTGGGTACGGAAGTCAAGCGCAGCCTGACCCCGGGGCAGGTTTTCGTCAAGGTGGTCCAGGATGAACTGGTCCGGGTCATGGGCTCGGCCAACGAGGACCTGAATCTTTCCGTCCAGCCACCCGCGGTCATCATGATGGCCGGCCTGCAGGGTGCGGGTAAAACCACCACTGTCGCCAAGCTCGCGCGCCACCTCCAGGAGCGCAAGAAGAAGTCGGTCATGGTGGTGAGTGCCGATATATATCGTCCGGCGGCGATTCGTCAGTTGGAAACGCTGGCGAGTGACGTGGGGGCGACTTTCTTTCCCAGCTCCACCGATCAGGATCCGGTTGCGATTGCTGAAGGCGCCATGGACGCTGCTCGCAAGAAGCATATCGATGTCGTAATTCTGGATACCGCCGGCCGGCTGCACGTCGATGAGCAGATGATGGGTGAGATCGGCCGTTTGCAGCAAGCCGTCAAGCCGATCGAGACGCTGTTCGTGGTCGATTCCATGACCGGCCAGGATGCGGCCAATACTGCCAAGGCGTTCAACGATGCGTTGCAGTTGACCGGTGTGGTGCTAACCAAGACCGACGGCGACGCCCGCGGCGGTGCCGCGCTCTCAGTGCGTCATATTACCGGTAAACCTATCAAATTCCTGGGTGTCGGCGAGAAGACCGAGGCCCTTGAATCCTTCCATCCGGATCGTGTGGCGTCGCGCATCCTCGGCATGGGTGATGTGCTCTCCCTGATCGAAGAGGCGGAGCGCAAGCTCGACAAGAAGAAGGCCGACAAGCTCACCAAGAAGATCAAGAAGGGCAAGAGCTTCGATCTCGAGGACTTCCGCGACCAGCTGCAGCAGATGAAAAGCATGGGCGGTATCGGTGGTCTATTGGATAAGTTGCCGGGCATGGGGCAGATGGCCCAGATGGCGCAACAGCAGGTCAACGACAAGAGCGTTGGTCAGTTAGAAGCGATCATCTGTTCGATGACGCCGAAAGAGCGTCGCTATCCGGATGTGATCAATAACTCCCGCAAACGCCGTATCGCGGCCGGTTCGGGCACGCAGATCCAGGACGTCAACCGACTGCTCAAGCAGCACAAGCAGATGTCCAAGATGATGAAAAAGCTGGGCAAGAAGGGCGGAATGGCCAACATGATGCGGGGTATGCAGGGTATGATGCCGCCGGGCGGTGGAGGCGGGGGCAAGCCACCCTTCGGTCGTATGTAA
- the xerD gene encoding site-specific tyrosine recombinase XerD, which yields MDDCRAEDRALLRRFNDALWLEFGLGERTRDAYQGDLARLACWLEKQPGQPLLKEASRTHLLGWISEGMAAGARASTAARRLSGLRRFFRFLLREGLISEDPTLRIDSPNQPKRLPDTLSEQDVDSLLREPDPGVAIELRDRAMLEILYGCGLRVSELVNLTVDQVNLRQGVVRITGKGDKERLVPMGEEALDWLVRYMREARGELLKQRAADALFPGNRAQPMTRQTFWYRIKLYARRAGIGKKLSPHTVRHAFATHLLNHGADLRVVQMLLGHSDLSTTQIYTHVARQRLQELHESHHPRG from the coding sequence ATGGATGACTGTCGCGCTGAAGATCGAGCGTTGCTCAGGCGCTTCAATGATGCACTATGGCTTGAGTTTGGGCTTGGCGAACGCACCCGCGATGCCTATCAAGGCGATCTGGCCCGCTTGGCGTGCTGGTTGGAAAAGCAGCCTGGTCAGCCGCTATTGAAGGAGGCTTCCCGTACGCATCTGTTGGGCTGGATTTCGGAAGGTATGGCTGCAGGTGCCCGGGCGTCGACCGCTGCCCGTCGGTTGTCCGGTCTGCGCCGTTTCTTTCGCTTCCTCCTGCGGGAAGGCCTGATCAGCGAAGATCCCACCCTGCGAATTGACAGTCCGAACCAGCCCAAGCGCCTACCGGACACTTTGTCGGAGCAGGATGTAGATAGTCTCCTTCGTGAGCCGGACCCAGGCGTTGCCATTGAATTGCGTGATCGCGCGATGCTCGAGATTCTGTATGGTTGTGGTTTGCGGGTATCTGAGCTGGTGAATCTGACAGTGGATCAGGTAAACCTGCGTCAGGGCGTCGTCCGTATTACGGGGAAAGGCGATAAGGAGCGCCTGGTGCCGATGGGTGAGGAGGCGCTGGACTGGCTGGTGCGGTATATGCGCGAGGCCCGTGGTGAGCTGCTGAAGCAGCGGGCAGCTGATGCGCTGTTCCCCGGCAACCGTGCCCAGCCGATGACGCGTCAGACCTTCTGGTATCGTATCAAGCTCTATGCCCGTCGGGCTGGTATTGGCAAGAAGCTTTCGCCTCACACGGTGCGCCACGCATTCGCCACCCATCTGCTCAATCATGGAGCCGATCTGCGCGTCGTGCAGATGCTCCTCGGGCATTCCGATCTCTCGACGACCCAGATATACACCCATGTCGCGCGGCAGCGTTTGCAGGAGCTGCACGAGAGTCACCACCCGCGTGGTTGA
- the trmD gene encoding tRNA (guanosine(37)-N1)-methyltransferase TrmD has translation MWIGAVTLFPDMFDAVVDYGITGRAVRDGLLSVDCWNPRDFTHDRHRTVDDRPYGGGPGMLMKIQPLRDAIHAARAAADGEAKVVYMSPQGEPLNQAVVEELANAERLILVAGRYEGVDERLIASEVDREVSLGDFVLSGGELAAMAVIDAVTRLIPGALGHAQSAEQDSFADGLLDCPHYTRPEVYEGQWVPEVLLGGHHEQIRRWRLKQSLKRTWERRPDLLEKRQLTGEERELLDQVLNEPGASGSTGH, from the coding sequence GTGTGGATTGGTGCAGTTACGCTTTTCCCGGATATGTTCGATGCGGTGGTTGACTACGGTATAACCGGTCGCGCAGTACGTGACGGGCTTTTGTCAGTAGATTGCTGGAATCCGCGTGATTTTACGCATGATCGACATCGCACGGTCGATGATCGTCCCTATGGTGGCGGTCCGGGTATGCTGATGAAGATCCAGCCTTTGCGTGACGCCATCCATGCCGCGCGAGCAGCAGCCGATGGCGAGGCGAAGGTTGTGTATATGTCGCCCCAGGGGGAGCCGCTCAACCAAGCGGTGGTTGAAGAGCTGGCCAACGCTGAGCGCCTGATATTGGTCGCTGGCCGTTATGAAGGGGTAGACGAGCGGTTGATCGCATCAGAGGTCGACCGGGAAGTGTCCCTGGGGGATTTTGTCTTGTCCGGGGGCGAGCTGGCTGCAATGGCCGTGATTGATGCGGTAACCCGCCTCATTCCGGGTGCACTGGGCCATGCGCAGTCGGCGGAGCAGGACTCGTTTGCCGACGGATTGCTGGACTGTCCGCATTACACTCGCCCTGAAGTCTATGAGGGGCAATGGGTGCCGGAGGTCCTTTTGGGCGGGCATCACGAGCAGATCCGGCGGTGGCGGTTGAAGCAATCGCTGAAGCGGACCTGGGAGCGGCGCCCCGATTTGCTGGAGAAGCGGCAGCTTACGGGCGAAGAGCGCGAGCTGTTGGACCAAGTTTTGAACGAACCGGGTGCCTCTGGGTCAACAGGGCATTGA
- a CDS encoding HlyC/CorC family transporter — MNEAPLSALFILLAALIVMSAFFSSSETGMMTLNRYRLKHLAKTGHRGAKRASKMLQRTDQLIGVILIGNNFVNIFASSIATVIAIRLWGDAGIAIATILLTVVILIFAEVTPKTLAALFPERIAFPASYVLQPLLKILYPIVWLVNLFTGAILKLLRVSAKDASSEHLSREELRTLVNEAGALIPRKHKDMLVSILDLEKVTVNDIMVPRNEVVGIDLDDDLETILRQARNSQHTRLPVFKGDINNIQGMLHLRNLSKLLMQEDINKAMIMQLCREPYFIPESTPLHLQLINFQKAKRRIGIVVDEYGDVLGIATLEDILEEIVGDFTTDYAATSPDIIPQDDGTYIIDGSAHIRTINKMLGWKLPTDGPKTLNGLITETLETIPENNVCLKVNGVRIEVLQIKDNVVKAATVHPPLRRQKLRTGT; from the coding sequence TTGAACGAAGCACCGCTTTCGGCGCTGTTCATCCTCCTCGCCGCCCTGATCGTCATGTCCGCGTTTTTCTCCAGTTCGGAAACGGGCATGATGACCCTGAACCGATACCGACTGAAACACCTTGCCAAGACCGGCCATCGTGGCGCCAAACGTGCCAGCAAGATGCTGCAACGTACCGATCAACTGATCGGCGTCATCCTGATCGGCAACAACTTCGTCAATATCTTTGCCTCATCCATTGCCACGGTTATCGCCATTCGCCTGTGGGGCGATGCAGGTATCGCCATTGCCACCATCCTGCTCACCGTGGTCATACTGATTTTTGCCGAGGTCACACCCAAAACCCTGGCAGCGCTGTTTCCGGAACGCATCGCCTTTCCTGCCAGTTACGTGCTGCAACCGCTGCTGAAGATCCTCTATCCGATCGTATGGCTGGTAAACCTGTTTACCGGAGCCATTCTCAAATTACTGCGCGTATCGGCCAAAGACGCATCCAGCGAGCATCTCAGTCGCGAAGAGTTGCGCACCCTGGTGAACGAGGCTGGCGCACTGATCCCTCGCAAGCACAAGGACATGCTGGTCAGCATTCTCGATCTTGAAAAGGTGACCGTGAACGACATCATGGTGCCGCGTAACGAAGTGGTGGGTATCGATCTGGACGACGATCTCGAAACCATCCTGCGCCAGGCCCGCAATAGCCAGCACACGCGACTGCCGGTCTTCAAGGGCGACATCAACAACATCCAGGGCATGCTGCACCTGCGCAACCTTTCCAAGCTTTTGATGCAGGAAGACATCAACAAGGCGATGATCATGCAGCTGTGCCGGGAACCCTACTTCATTCCCGAAAGCACCCCGCTCCACCTGCAGTTGATCAACTTCCAGAAAGCGAAACGACGCATCGGCATCGTGGTCGACGAATATGGTGACGTTCTGGGCATCGCCACCCTGGAGGATATCCTGGAAGAAATCGTCGGCGACTTCACGACGGATTATGCCGCAACCAGCCCGGACATCATTCCCCAGGACGACGGCACTTATATCATCGACGGCTCAGCCCACATCCGCACCATCAACAAGATGCTCGGCTGGAAGCTGCCAACCGACGGACCGAAGACCCTTAACGGCCTGATCACCGAGACGCTGGAAACGATCCCGGAGAACAATGTCTGCCTGAAGGTGAACGGCGTGCGCATCGAGGTCCTGCAGATCAAGGATAACGTGGTGAAAGCGGCTACGGTGCACCCGCCCCTGCGCCGGCAGAAGTTGCGCACCGGGACCTGA
- the rplS gene encoding 50S ribosomal protein L19: MSGKNNIISQIEAEQITREVPEFGPGDTVVIQVRVTEGNRERLQAFEGVVIGKRNRGLNSSFTVRKVSYGVGVERTFQTHSKLIDSITVKRRGDVRQAKLYYLRDLSGKAARIKEKLG, translated from the coding sequence ATGAGCGGCAAGAACAACATCATCAGTCAGATCGAAGCGGAGCAGATTACCCGGGAAGTCCCGGAGTTTGGTCCCGGCGACACTGTTGTTATCCAGGTACGGGTTACTGAAGGTAACCGCGAGCGTCTTCAGGCTTTCGAAGGCGTTGTTATCGGTAAGCGCAACCGCGGCTTGAACTCTTCCTTCACCGTGCGCAAGGTTTCCTATGGTGTTGGCGTCGAGCGTACTTTCCAGACCCACAGTAAGCTGATTGACAGCATCACCGTGAAGCGTCGTGGTGACGTTCGTCAGGCCAAGCTTTACTACCTGCGCGACCTGTCTGGCAAGGCAGCTCGTATCAAGGAAAAGCTGGGCTAA
- the rpsP gene encoding 30S ribosomal protein S16, whose product MVTIRLARGGAKKRPFYHLAVTDSRRARDGRFIERVGFFNPVARGQEERLRVDQERVEYWVNQGAQTSDRVAKLLKEAAAK is encoded by the coding sequence ATGGTAACAATCCGTTTGGCTCGTGGTGGCGCCAAGAAGCGTCCGTTCTACCATCTGGCAGTTACTGACAGCCGCAGAGCCCGTGATGGCCGCTTCATCGAGCGCGTTGGTTTCTTCAATCCGGTCGCCCGCGGCCAGGAAGAGCGCCTGCGTGTAGATCAGGAGCGTGTTGAATACTGGGTCAACCAGGGCGCGCAGACCAGCGATCGCGTTGCCAAGCTTCTCAAGGAAGCGGCTGCGAAGTAA
- the rimM gene encoding ribosome maturation factor RimM (Essential for efficient processing of 16S rRNA), translating to MADNAQETVVGRITSVFGVKGWVKVYSYTDPMEGILDYPHWHISQGGKKVDLEVVEGKRHGPGIVVRLKGVNDRDQARSYCGLDVMVPIESLPELPEGEYYWHQLEGLAVTTPEGDILGVVKHLMETGSNDVIVVRPTPKSIDNRERLIPYLPDQVIQSVDLAAGTIVADWDPEF from the coding sequence ATGGCAGATAACGCACAGGAAACTGTCGTCGGCCGCATTACCTCGGTTTTTGGGGTTAAAGGTTGGGTGAAGGTTTACTCCTACACCGACCCCATGGAAGGTATTCTGGACTACCCGCACTGGCATATTAGTCAGGGCGGTAAGAAGGTTGACCTTGAGGTCGTGGAAGGCAAGCGCCACGGGCCCGGTATTGTGGTCCGTCTCAAGGGTGTTAATGACCGGGATCAGGCACGGTCCTACTGTGGTCTGGATGTGATGGTGCCCATCGAAAGCCTGCCGGAGCTGCCGGAAGGTGAGTATTATTGGCATCAGCTTGAAGGTCTGGCGGTGACAACGCCGGAGGGTGACATTCTGGGTGTGGTCAAACACCTGATGGAAACCGGCTCCAATGACGTTATCGTCGTTCGGCCGACGCCGAAGTCCATCGATAACCGGGAGCGCCTGATTCCGTACTTGCCGGATCAGGTTATTCAGAGCGTCGACCTTGCAGCGGGTACGATCGTCGCGGACTGGGACCCGGAGTTCTGA